The following proteins are encoded in a genomic region of Gimesia algae:
- a CDS encoding pilus assembly FimT family protein, with protein sequence MQHIDRNHRLSGWHPFQRRRPTENLRADRNGFTLVELMIVVLLLSILATVSLISTDSSGSLALDATARMLVADLHLARNHAIKFNSEYKVDFDLNAQTYEILHTGSGDLPVPKNNLAGSAADSDRYLKQIQIDSLNLPGQAVLRQIKLKTSDSAVSELTFGPTGGTGPVRNEDTILMLTTQKYGNTFYILITVSWVTGQAWVGEIQTL encoded by the coding sequence ATGCAACATATTGATCGTAATCATCGGCTAAGTGGCTGGCATCCTTTTCAACGAAGGAGGCCCACGGAAAACCTGCGCGCCGACAGAAACGGTTTCACACTGGTCGAACTGATGATTGTGGTGCTGTTGCTCTCGATTCTGGCAACCGTGTCCCTGATTTCAACCGACAGCAGTGGTTCGCTGGCTTTGGATGCCACCGCACGCATGCTGGTGGCTGACTTACATCTGGCACGCAACCACGCCATCAAATTCAATTCAGAATACAAGGTCGATTTTGACCTCAATGCACAAACCTATGAAATATTGCATACCGGCTCTGGTGATTTACCGGTTCCCAAAAACAACCTTGCGGGATCAGCCGCGGATTCAGATCGCTACCTCAAACAGATACAGATTGATTCTCTGAATCTGCCCGGGCAGGCGGTACTCAGACAAATCAAATTGAAAACATCCGATTCAGCTGTCAGCGAACTCACATTCGGCCCAACGGGTGGCACGGGCCCTGTGCGCAACGAAGACACAATCCTGATGTTAACAACTCAAAAATATGGAAATACGTTTTACATCCTCATCACCGTTTCCTGGGTTACAGGCCAGGCATGGGTTGGTGAGATTCAAACATTATAA